The Megachile rotundata isolate GNS110a chromosome 11, iyMegRotu1, whole genome shotgun sequence genome includes a region encoding these proteins:
- the LOC100876226 gene encoding uncharacterized protein LOC100876226 isoform X1, which produces MFKKFKDKLAEEMKQSPARLQASMQQLAQAVVSPALSTSSIQELSASNDNFSLTEEGDETPKNSPAKHGFQNVDLMSPTPNSIGISRRSSLNSVTSDTSSLFPIYESPANLYHLQSDMDQSASEIEENISSQLDKVTKDQIYSAYRKVQAKYHKYRGRYTDLATHYRELERVKGKLESVLVETQDKVLRRIADLKEQCQLEQQAKAHLEEALRNDIEEKDHIINTLNTKIKLLQTNGPNLDVIMSGATNEDKGNTENVKDNLIDLNTDSLENSTENSLLMENTQLKDKLKKIENLVFKYKESLKRNKEKFTKVLAEKNTLESDYEALKSSCTEKDKELNNAHVEIRNLADQIIILKKREEESAISLAENKLSIHRELEDKEEQIKKLQLDLKHMVESKDSLNEVVNKYKTELEKLKLIQSTQNVDAEKKESVTLEDKIDAKPHNGDSNKENTEETRIEDNEMYQNLKSKFDEKETELQKLKNTLGELQKLTEEYQNNKDKLCMELSDYKLKYTELKSEQDAQKIIAEEKKKEADAVVEKLQATVQSLDKELENMRSALMDRDKVCENYNAKVNEYKLMLEKANEKLLAQDVEIKTLKEKEQQTTDVIKSKNELENKISELLETCNEHQSCKSIISDLKNKLQTHSSNIDLLREEKNNLIKNILNYKISIQKLKADNKHIKSDITEHFMQFTNEIFSLKNVLDTCLEKKNATQNVETENLQMKLKELEEFKQKYDELQTELKDTICIKSNLQANLEKYNEQLKEMSINLEQQNEIDVKNRKLIAEIDNLNFKLYDLRNVSDEMNSLKVESKFLKEELNNVNAVNQLLSNEISDLKVQLEKSNNNNKELQEENLNTISLFKSENSKCNKLEDTINSLQSEITVLNENISERDKQINVLNEELKNKESVVTDLKNECENYTTVVAKLTNNNKKLQKTVQAKLTQLKESKAIEEEQAQTVQQLKDEYNKLIKLPDVITTLRTENTKLLEQLNTLENEISALKSENDQIITLKNNNSSITSELEQLKSVQHEIDLENKNLKCTQNEFLKRNQELHECNEKLEEDIVNYKKRIEELLNNNKELEKAIESHRSSLHGQNEDIQKLKDQITALNAELQSKTENLNLQIEEFRLCKKEAEDMKEHLTKENKNLHNEVCKLDAALKNREGTDEKNKELVANLELLEKELTRLKTIDEENSNLKSEINSLNETKINLEKTQLQYKELTNEYVSLKNKVIELENVNSINVELQSHVNNLEAKISSLEQVESNNAKLELELSTLKAMNTELSTQVNNKDVEKQQLLAELDELKLTVDEKVAELKLLDTRNMELIREIEGKKLLTTEDEAIIETDTTKNTIEYMKDEIVRLHAEAEILKKTNIALQEKVQNGSANKTMDDSFIKESDRLQEENKKLEAQLDEALITFQAKELQMQIVNNELKSQADKLKEELKTNEEEQSMRLKQLVKEFQAQLHDKEEELHAALEKRFDRQQNYESNLIQQYKEQLKDFQIELTTKSEQIENLILENKNLITEKNKDINQLMEKITLMKKEHADEMREIEKKWKSIVQQKTDKLEAKHEEEINELTREWRNERRPDVQNDLTYKELESTSRVAMAAVQSNTGSFHTLQQTLTAQRRELAELRKLVKLRHDTLEDSTEIEYLRNILFEYMMGRETMVLARVIAAVVKFDQEQTAKILKKEEDKMTLVKSLLGSLGLT; this is translated from the exons atgtttaaaaaatttaaggacAAACTTGCAGAAGAAATGAAACAATCACCTGCCAGGCTGCAAGCAAGCATGCAGCAATTAGCACAG gCAGTTGTGTCACCAGCATTGTCCACTAGCTCGATACAAGAACTATCTGCATCAAATGACAATTTTAGTTTGACGGAGGAAGGAGATG AAACTCCAAAAAACAGTCCTGCTAAACATGGTTTTCAAAATGTAGATTTAATGTCACCCACACCAAATTCAATAGGCATTTCTAGGAGATCATCACTTAATAGTGTGACTAGTGATACCTCATCTCTTTTTCCAATTTATGAAAGTCCTGCTAATTTATATCATTTGCAA TCTGATATGGATCAATCTGCGAGTGaaatagaagaaaatataagTTCACAATTGGATAAAGTTACGAAAGATCAAATATATTCGGCATATCGAAAAGTACAAGcaaaatatcataaatatcGTGGAAGATACACTGATTTAGCAACACATTATCGAGAATTAGAAAGAGTGAAAGGCAAGTTAGAATCAGTTTTAGTTGAAACACAGGACAAAGTATTGAGACGAATTGCAGATCTAAAAGAACAATGTCAACTAGAACAACAGGCAAAGGCTCATTTAGAAGAAGCACTAAGAAATGATATTGAAGAAAAGGatcatataataaatacattaaatacaaAG ATCAAGCTTCTGCAAACTAATGGACCAAACTTGGATGTTATAATGTCAGGTGCTACAAACGAAGATAAAGGAAACACAGAAAATGTAAAGGATAATCTAATTGATTTAAACACTGATTCGTTGGAAAATTCTACTGAAAATTCTTTGTTAATGGAAAATACACAATTGAAAGATAAACTGAAAAAGATAGAAAATCTTGTTTTTAAATATAAGGAATCTTTAAAACGGAATAAAGAAAAATTCACTAAAGTATTAGCAGAGAAAAATACATTAGAATCTGATTATGAAGCATTAAAGAGCTCTTGTACAGaaaaagataaagaattaaataatgcacatgtagaaattagaaatttagcggatcagataattattttaaagaagCGCGAAGAAGAGTCTGCCATATCGTTAGCTGAAAATAAACTCTCGATACACAGAGAATTGGAAGATAAAgaggaacaaataaaaaaattgcaattggaTTTGAAACATATGGTAGAGTCTAAGGATAGCTTAAATGAAGTTgtgaataaatataaaactgAACTGGAAAAGCTGAAATTGATACAAAGCACACAAAATGTAGACGCAGAAAAGAAAGAATCGGTTACTTTGGAAGATAAAATTGACGCGAAACCTCACAATGGAGATTCTAACAAAGAAAATACAGAAGAAACAAGAATAGAAGACAATGAAatgtatcaaaatttaaaatctaaatTTGACGAAAAGGAAACCGAACTGCAGAAACTGAAAAATACGTTAGGAGAACTACAAAAACTTACAGaagaatatcaaaataacaaagATAAATTATGTATGGAGCTTTCGGATTACAAACTTAAATACACAGAACTTAAAAGTGAACAGGATGCTCAAAAAATCATagcagaagaaaaaaagaaagaagctgATGCAGTGGTTGAAAAATTGCAAGCTACGGTGCAAAGTCTAgataaagaattagaaaatatgaGGAGTGCTTTAATGGATAGAGATAAGGTATGCGAAAATTATAACGCGAAAGTTAACGAATATAAATTGATGCTTGAAAAAGCTAATGAAAAGTTATTAGCTCAAGATGTAGAAATAAAAACCCTTAAAGAAAAAGAGCAACAAACTACAGACGTGATTAAATCGAAAAACGAGCTAGAAAATAAAATCAGTGAATTATTAGAAACCTGTAATGAGCATCAATCTTGTAAATCTATAATTTCTGATCTTAAGAATAAACTTCAAACCCATAGTTCTAACATTGATTTACTTCgcgaagaaaaaaataatttaattaaaaatattttaaattacaaaatttctatccaaaaattaaaagcaGATAATAAGCATATTAAAAGCGACATAACGGAACATTTCATGCAATTTActaatgaaatttttagtttgaaaaatGTACTTGATACATGTTTGGAAAAGAAGAATGCGACACAGAATGTTGaaacagaaaatttacaaatgaaattgaaagaacttgaagaatttaaacaaaaatacgaCGAATTACAAACAGAATTGAAAGATACAATATGTATTAAATCTAACTTGCAAGCAAACTTGGAAAAATATAACgaacaattaaaagaaatgtCGATAAATCTTGAACAGCAAAATGAAATTGATGTAAAAAATCGTAAACTTATAGCTGAAATAGAtaatcttaattttaaattatatgatttaaGAAATGTATCGGATGAAATGAACTCGTTAAAAGTAGAATCTAAATTTTTGAAGGAAGAACTTAACAATGTTAACGCTGTAAATCAATTGCTTTCTAACGAAATATCAGACTTAAAAGTGCAACTTGAGAAAtcaaacaacaataataaagaaCTGCAAgaagaaaatttgaatactaTATCACtgtttaaatctgaaaattctaagTGTAATAAATTGGAAGATACAATAAATTCTTTGCAGTCAGAAATTActgttttaaatgaaaatatatctgAAAGAGATAAGcaaataaatgttttaaatgaagaactaaaaaataaagaaagtgtTGTAACCGATTTAAAGAATGAATGTGAAAATTATACAACAGTAGTTGCTAAACTTACaaacaataacaaaaaattacaaaaaacagTACAAGCAAAATTAACTCAGCTGAAAGAGTCAAAAGCTATTGAAGAAGAACAAGCCCAAACAGTACAACAATTAAAGGATGAATATAATAAACTGATAAAATTACCAGATGTGATTACTACTTTGAGAACTGAAAACACAAAATTATTAGAACAATTAAATACATTAGAGAATGAAATAAGTGCATTGAAATCGGAAAACGATCAAATAATTacactaaaaaataataattcatctATAACTTCAGAATTGGAACAATTAAAATCGGTTCAACATGAAATtgatttggaaaataaaaatctaaaatgtacgcaaaatgaatttttaaaacgtaACCAAGAATTACATGAATGTAATGAAAAATTAGAAGaagatattgtaaattataaaaagcGTATAGaagaattgttaaataataataaagaattagAGAAGGCGATCGAGTCACATAGAAGTAGCTTACACGGCCAAAACGAAGATATACAAAAGCTAAAAGATCAAATTACAGCATTAAATGCAGAGTTGCAATCTAAAACCGAAAATCTGAATTTACAGATTGAAGAATTTAGGTTATGCAAAAAAGAAGCAGAAGATATGAAAGAACATTtaacgaaagaaaataaaaatttacataatgaagtatgtaaaTTAGATGCTGctttgaaaaatcgagaaggTACAGATGAGAAAAATAAAGAACTTGTGGCAAATCTAGAGTTACTAGAAAAAGAGCTTACAAGGCTAAAAACTATTGACGaagaaaatagtaatttaaaatcagaaataaatagtttgaatgaaacaaaaattaatttagaaaaaacGCAGTTACAATATAAGGAATTAACTAATGAGTATGTgtctttaaaaaataaagttatagaattagaaaatgtaaattctATCAATGTAGAACTTCAATCGCATGTAAATAACTTAGAAGCTAAGATTTCTAGTTTAGAACAAGTAGAGTCTAACAATGCTAAATTGGAACTTGAACTTAGTACATTAAAAGCTATGAATACAGAGTTATCAACTCAAGTAAATAATAAAGATGTAGAAAAACAGCAATTATTAGCAGAATTAGATGAATTGAAACTTACTGTAGATGAAAAAGTAGCAGAATTGAAATTATTAGATACTAGAAATATggaattaataagagaaattgaAGGGAAAAAATTGTTAACAACGGAAGATGAAGCAATAATAGAAACAGACACAACTAAAAATACTATTGAATATATGAAGGATGAAATTGTTAGATTGCACGCAGAAGCAGAAATTCTCAAAAAAACAAATATTGCATTGCAAGAAAAAGTACAAAATGGGAGTGCAAACAAAACTATGGATGATTCCTTTATTAAAGAAAGTGATAGGTTGcaagaagaaaataagaaattggAGGCACAATTAGATGAAGCATTAATTACCTTCCAAGCAAAGGAATTGCAAATGCAAATTGTGAATAATGAATTGAAAAGTCAAGCAGACAAGCTAAAAGAGGAATTGAAAACGAATGAAGAAGAGCAAAGTATGAGATTAAAGCAATTAGTTAAAGAATTTCAAGCTCAGTTACATGATAAAGAGGAGGAACTACATGCTGCGCTGGAAAAACGATTcg ACCGGCAACAAAATTATGAATCAAATCTTATCCAGCAATATAAAGAACAATTAAAAGATTTCCAAATAGAATTAACAACAAAATCTGAACAAATTGAAAATctaattttggaaaataaaaatttaataacagaaAAAAACAAAGATATAAATCAGTTAATGGAAAAAATTACGTTAATGAAGAAAGAACATGCAGATGAAAtgagagaaattgaaaaaaaatggaAATCAATTGTACAACAAAAAACTGACAAATTGGAAGCAAAACACGAGgaagaaattaatgaattaacaaGAGAATGGCGAAATGAAAGAAGG CCTGATGTACAAAATGATTTAACTTATAAg GAATTAGAGAGTACTTCGCGGGTTGCAATGGCTGCTGTACAATCTAATACAGGTTCTTTTCATACTCTTCAACAAACATTAACGGCTCAGAGACGAGAATTAGCTGAACTtagaaaattagtgaaattaaGGCATGATACATTAGAAGATTCCACAGAAATTGAATaccttagaaatattttatttgaatatatgATGGGAAGAGAAACAATGGTGCTTGCTAGAGTAATCGCTGCAGTCGTCAAGTTTGATCAAGAACAAACGGcaaaaatacttaaaaaagaagaagacaAAATGACATTGGTAAAAAGTTTG cTTGGTTCTTTGGGTCTCACATAG
- the LOC100876226 gene encoding uncharacterized protein LOC100876226 isoform X3: MFKKFKDKLAEEMKQSPARLQASMQQLAQAVVSPALSTSSIQELSASNDNFSLTEEGDETPKNSPAKHGFQNVDLMSPTPNSIGISRRSSLNSVTSDTSSLFPIYESPANLYHLQSDMDQSASEIEENISSQLDKVTKDQIYSAYRKVQAKYHKYRGRYTDLATHYRELERVKGKLESVLVETQDKVLRRIADLKEQCQLEQQAKAHLEEALRNDIEEKDHIINTLNTKIKLLQTNGPNLDVIMSGATNEDKGNTENVKDNLIDLNTDSLENSTENSLLMENTQLKDKLKKIENLVFKYKESLKRNKEKFTKVLAEKNTLESDYEALKSSCTEKDKELNNAHVEIRNLADQIIILKKREEESAISLAENKLSIHRELEDKEEQIKKLQLDLKHMVESKDSLNEVVNKYKTELEKLKLIQSTQNVDAEKKESVTLEDKIDAKPHNGDSNKENTEETRIEDNEMYQNLKSKFDEKETELQKLKNTLGELQKLTEEYQNNKDKLCMELSDYKLKYTELKSEQDAQKIIAEEKKKEADAVVEKLQATVQSLDKELENMRSALMDRDKVCENYNAKVNEYKLMLEKANEKLLAQDVEIKTLKEKEQQTTDVIKSKNELENKISELLETCNEHQSCKSIISDLKNKLQTHSSNIDLLREEKNNLIKNILNYKISIQKLKADNKHIKSDITEHFMQFTNEIFSLKNVLDTCLEKKNATQNVETENLQMKLKELEEFKQKYDELQTELKDTICIKSNLQANLEKYNEQLKEMSINLEQQNEIDVKNRKLIAEIDNLNFKLYDLRNVSDEMNSLKVESKFLKEELNNVNAVNQLLSNEISDLKVQLEKSNNNNKELQEENLNTISLFKSENSKCNKLEDTINSLQSEITVLNENISERDKQINVLNEELKNKESVVTDLKNECENYTTVVAKLTNNNKKLQKTVQAKLTQLKESKAIEEEQAQTVQQLKDEYNKLIKLPDVITTLRTENTKLLEQLNTLENEISALKSENDQIITLKNNNSSITSELEQLKSVQHEIDLENKNLKCTQNEFLKRNQELHECNEKLEEDIVNYKKRIEELLNNNKELEKAIESHRSSLHGQNEDIQKLKDQITALNAELQSKTENLNLQIEEFRLCKKEAEDMKEHLTKENKNLHNEVCKLDAALKNREGTDEKNKELVANLELLEKELTRLKTIDEENSNLKSEINSLNETKINLEKTQLQYKELTNEYVSLKNKVIELENVNSINVELQSHVNNLEAKISSLEQVESNNAKLELELSTLKAMNTELSTQVNNKDVEKQQLLAELDELKLTVDEKVAELKLLDTRNMELIREIEGKKLLTTEDEAIIETDTTKNTIEYMKDEIVRLHAEAEILKKTNIALQEKVQNGSANKTMDDSFIKESDRLQEENKKLEAQLDEALITFQAKELQMQIVNNELKSQADKLKEELKTNEEEQSMRLKQLVKEFQAQLHDKEEELHAALEKRFDRQQNYESNLIQQYKEQLKDFQIELTTKSEQIENLILENKNLITEKNKDINQLMEKITLMKKEHADEMREIEKKWKSIVQQKTDKLEAKHEEEINELTREWRNERRELESTSRVAMAAVQSNTGSFHTLQQTLTAQRRELAELRKLVKLRHDTLEDSTEIEYLRNILFEYMMGRETMVLARVIAAVVKFDQEQTAKILKKEEDKMTLVKSLLGSLGLT, from the exons atgtttaaaaaatttaaggacAAACTTGCAGAAGAAATGAAACAATCACCTGCCAGGCTGCAAGCAAGCATGCAGCAATTAGCACAG gCAGTTGTGTCACCAGCATTGTCCACTAGCTCGATACAAGAACTATCTGCATCAAATGACAATTTTAGTTTGACGGAGGAAGGAGATG AAACTCCAAAAAACAGTCCTGCTAAACATGGTTTTCAAAATGTAGATTTAATGTCACCCACACCAAATTCAATAGGCATTTCTAGGAGATCATCACTTAATAGTGTGACTAGTGATACCTCATCTCTTTTTCCAATTTATGAAAGTCCTGCTAATTTATATCATTTGCAA TCTGATATGGATCAATCTGCGAGTGaaatagaagaaaatataagTTCACAATTGGATAAAGTTACGAAAGATCAAATATATTCGGCATATCGAAAAGTACAAGcaaaatatcataaatatcGTGGAAGATACACTGATTTAGCAACACATTATCGAGAATTAGAAAGAGTGAAAGGCAAGTTAGAATCAGTTTTAGTTGAAACACAGGACAAAGTATTGAGACGAATTGCAGATCTAAAAGAACAATGTCAACTAGAACAACAGGCAAAGGCTCATTTAGAAGAAGCACTAAGAAATGATATTGAAGAAAAGGatcatataataaatacattaaatacaaAG ATCAAGCTTCTGCAAACTAATGGACCAAACTTGGATGTTATAATGTCAGGTGCTACAAACGAAGATAAAGGAAACACAGAAAATGTAAAGGATAATCTAATTGATTTAAACACTGATTCGTTGGAAAATTCTACTGAAAATTCTTTGTTAATGGAAAATACACAATTGAAAGATAAACTGAAAAAGATAGAAAATCTTGTTTTTAAATATAAGGAATCTTTAAAACGGAATAAAGAAAAATTCACTAAAGTATTAGCAGAGAAAAATACATTAGAATCTGATTATGAAGCATTAAAGAGCTCTTGTACAGaaaaagataaagaattaaataatgcacatgtagaaattagaaatttagcggatcagataattattttaaagaagCGCGAAGAAGAGTCTGCCATATCGTTAGCTGAAAATAAACTCTCGATACACAGAGAATTGGAAGATAAAgaggaacaaataaaaaaattgcaattggaTTTGAAACATATGGTAGAGTCTAAGGATAGCTTAAATGAAGTTgtgaataaatataaaactgAACTGGAAAAGCTGAAATTGATACAAAGCACACAAAATGTAGACGCAGAAAAGAAAGAATCGGTTACTTTGGAAGATAAAATTGACGCGAAACCTCACAATGGAGATTCTAACAAAGAAAATACAGAAGAAACAAGAATAGAAGACAATGAAatgtatcaaaatttaaaatctaaatTTGACGAAAAGGAAACCGAACTGCAGAAACTGAAAAATACGTTAGGAGAACTACAAAAACTTACAGaagaatatcaaaataacaaagATAAATTATGTATGGAGCTTTCGGATTACAAACTTAAATACACAGAACTTAAAAGTGAACAGGATGCTCAAAAAATCATagcagaagaaaaaaagaaagaagctgATGCAGTGGTTGAAAAATTGCAAGCTACGGTGCAAAGTCTAgataaagaattagaaaatatgaGGAGTGCTTTAATGGATAGAGATAAGGTATGCGAAAATTATAACGCGAAAGTTAACGAATATAAATTGATGCTTGAAAAAGCTAATGAAAAGTTATTAGCTCAAGATGTAGAAATAAAAACCCTTAAAGAAAAAGAGCAACAAACTACAGACGTGATTAAATCGAAAAACGAGCTAGAAAATAAAATCAGTGAATTATTAGAAACCTGTAATGAGCATCAATCTTGTAAATCTATAATTTCTGATCTTAAGAATAAACTTCAAACCCATAGTTCTAACATTGATTTACTTCgcgaagaaaaaaataatttaattaaaaatattttaaattacaaaatttctatccaaaaattaaaagcaGATAATAAGCATATTAAAAGCGACATAACGGAACATTTCATGCAATTTActaatgaaatttttagtttgaaaaatGTACTTGATACATGTTTGGAAAAGAAGAATGCGACACAGAATGTTGaaacagaaaatttacaaatgaaattgaaagaacttgaagaatttaaacaaaaatacgaCGAATTACAAACAGAATTGAAAGATACAATATGTATTAAATCTAACTTGCAAGCAAACTTGGAAAAATATAACgaacaattaaaagaaatgtCGATAAATCTTGAACAGCAAAATGAAATTGATGTAAAAAATCGTAAACTTATAGCTGAAATAGAtaatcttaattttaaattatatgatttaaGAAATGTATCGGATGAAATGAACTCGTTAAAAGTAGAATCTAAATTTTTGAAGGAAGAACTTAACAATGTTAACGCTGTAAATCAATTGCTTTCTAACGAAATATCAGACTTAAAAGTGCAACTTGAGAAAtcaaacaacaataataaagaaCTGCAAgaagaaaatttgaatactaTATCACtgtttaaatctgaaaattctaagTGTAATAAATTGGAAGATACAATAAATTCTTTGCAGTCAGAAATTActgttttaaatgaaaatatatctgAAAGAGATAAGcaaataaatgttttaaatgaagaactaaaaaataaagaaagtgtTGTAACCGATTTAAAGAATGAATGTGAAAATTATACAACAGTAGTTGCTAAACTTACaaacaataacaaaaaattacaaaaaacagTACAAGCAAAATTAACTCAGCTGAAAGAGTCAAAAGCTATTGAAGAAGAACAAGCCCAAACAGTACAACAATTAAAGGATGAATATAATAAACTGATAAAATTACCAGATGTGATTACTACTTTGAGAACTGAAAACACAAAATTATTAGAACAATTAAATACATTAGAGAATGAAATAAGTGCATTGAAATCGGAAAACGATCAAATAATTacactaaaaaataataattcatctATAACTTCAGAATTGGAACAATTAAAATCGGTTCAACATGAAATtgatttggaaaataaaaatctaaaatgtacgcaaaatgaatttttaaaacgtaACCAAGAATTACATGAATGTAATGAAAAATTAGAAGaagatattgtaaattataaaaagcGTATAGaagaattgttaaataataataaagaattagAGAAGGCGATCGAGTCACATAGAAGTAGCTTACACGGCCAAAACGAAGATATACAAAAGCTAAAAGATCAAATTACAGCATTAAATGCAGAGTTGCAATCTAAAACCGAAAATCTGAATTTACAGATTGAAGAATTTAGGTTATGCAAAAAAGAAGCAGAAGATATGAAAGAACATTtaacgaaagaaaataaaaatttacataatgaagtatgtaaaTTAGATGCTGctttgaaaaatcgagaaggTACAGATGAGAAAAATAAAGAACTTGTGGCAAATCTAGAGTTACTAGAAAAAGAGCTTACAAGGCTAAAAACTATTGACGaagaaaatagtaatttaaaatcagaaataaatagtttgaatgaaacaaaaattaatttagaaaaaacGCAGTTACAATATAAGGAATTAACTAATGAGTATGTgtctttaaaaaataaagttatagaattagaaaatgtaaattctATCAATGTAGAACTTCAATCGCATGTAAATAACTTAGAAGCTAAGATTTCTAGTTTAGAACAAGTAGAGTCTAACAATGCTAAATTGGAACTTGAACTTAGTACATTAAAAGCTATGAATACAGAGTTATCAACTCAAGTAAATAATAAAGATGTAGAAAAACAGCAATTATTAGCAGAATTAGATGAATTGAAACTTACTGTAGATGAAAAAGTAGCAGAATTGAAATTATTAGATACTAGAAATATggaattaataagagaaattgaAGGGAAAAAATTGTTAACAACGGAAGATGAAGCAATAATAGAAACAGACACAACTAAAAATACTATTGAATATATGAAGGATGAAATTGTTAGATTGCACGCAGAAGCAGAAATTCTCAAAAAAACAAATATTGCATTGCAAGAAAAAGTACAAAATGGGAGTGCAAACAAAACTATGGATGATTCCTTTATTAAAGAAAGTGATAGGTTGcaagaagaaaataagaaattggAGGCACAATTAGATGAAGCATTAATTACCTTCCAAGCAAAGGAATTGCAAATGCAAATTGTGAATAATGAATTGAAAAGTCAAGCAGACAAGCTAAAAGAGGAATTGAAAACGAATGAAGAAGAGCAAAGTATGAGATTAAAGCAATTAGTTAAAGAATTTCAAGCTCAGTTACATGATAAAGAGGAGGAACTACATGCTGCGCTGGAAAAACGATTcg ACCGGCAACAAAATTATGAATCAAATCTTATCCAGCAATATAAAGAACAATTAAAAGATTTCCAAATAGAATTAACAACAAAATCTGAACAAATTGAAAATctaattttggaaaataaaaatttaataacagaaAAAAACAAAGATATAAATCAGTTAATGGAAAAAATTACGTTAATGAAGAAAGAACATGCAGATGAAAtgagagaaattgaaaaaaaatggaAATCAATTGTACAACAAAAAACTGACAAATTGGAAGCAAAACACGAGgaagaaattaatgaattaacaaGAGAATGGCGAAATGAAAGAAGG GAATTAGAGAGTACTTCGCGGGTTGCAATGGCTGCTGTACAATCTAATACAGGTTCTTTTCATACTCTTCAACAAACATTAACGGCTCAGAGACGAGAATTAGCTGAACTtagaaaattagtgaaattaaGGCATGATACATTAGAAGATTCCACAGAAATTGAATaccttagaaatattttatttgaatatatgATGGGAAGAGAAACAATGGTGCTTGCTAGAGTAATCGCTGCAGTCGTCAAGTTTGATCAAGAACAAACGGcaaaaatacttaaaaaagaagaagacaAAATGACATTGGTAAAAAGTTTG cTTGGTTCTTTGGGTCTCACATAG